A segment of the Brevinematia bacterium genome:
CAACAACTAACGTGCTTTTACCCGAACCAGAAACCCCGGTAACACACACCAAACACCCTAAAGCTATCTTAACATCTATGTTCTTTAGATTATGCTCTCTAAGACCATACATCCTAAGAAACTCCTTAGGTTTTCTCCTCTCGCTAGGCAATGGTATCTTTTCCTCATTCCTTAAATACCTAAGAGTAAGAGAATTACTATTACCCTCTCTCATAAGAGCACTAAGTTCTCCGCTTGTTACTACATTCCCACCATTAACTCCGGCCCCAGGCCCAAGATCTATAAGGAAATCACTACTCATTATTACATCTCTGTCATGCTCAACCACAATTACAGTGTTACCTAAATCTCTAAGCCCCTTGAGGGTATTTATAAGCCTCTCGGTATCTCTCTGATGTAAACCTATCGTTGGTTCATCTACGACATATATTATTCCAGAAAGCCCAGACCCAAGCTGAGTAGCAAGCCTGATCCGTTGCAACTCACCACCAGATAGTGTTGAAACTTTTCTATCAAGTGTTATGTAGTCAAGACCTGTATCTATTAAAAAATCAACTCTCTGTAGGATTTCCTTTATTATCGGCTCCGCAATGATTTTATACCTACTAGACAGGTTACTCTCAGCATCTTTTAGAAACTCTTTAAGCTGAGAAGCTGTCATTCTGGTAAGCTCCATTATGTTTTTTCCCAGAAATTTTACACTGAGAGCCATCTTATTCAGTCTATCTCCGTTACACTCGCTACACGTTTTGCCACGCATAAACTGTAAAAACCACTCCCTAGCATCATCATTCTCAGCACTAAGATATCTTCTCTCCAAAGAAGGTATCACACCTTCCCACTTATTCGTATACTCCCAATACGAGGTTCTTGAGGAATGGATAACCCTATATTCTTCACTGGAACCGTATAGAATTATATTCACTATCTCTTCGGGCAGATCTTTCACAGGAGTATCAAGAGAAAACCCATACTTTTTTGCTAAAGCGTTAAGCTCATCCCAGTAAACAAACTGATGCTTACCTATAGTCTTTATAGCTCCATCTTTTATAGAAAGGTTTTTATCGGGTATTATGAGATCCACATCAAACTCGTACTTCTCCCCAATCCCACTACAGGAAGCACAAGCTCCAACAGGAGAGTTAAAAGAAAAAAGGTTTGGCTCAATCTTTCCGTAAGCAACCAAATGCTCAGGGCAAGTATACCTATCAGAAAAGTATATTCTCTCTCCGGTGTCAAACACTTCAGCAACAACACTTCCATCCGAAAGGTTGATAGCAATGTCAACACTATCAAAGATCCTCTCCCTATTCTCTCTAAAAACCTTTATCCTATCTACAAGAACCTCAATATTATGCTTAACATTTTTCTCAAGCTCAGGAATACCACTTTCATCAGTATCAACAAACTTCCCATCTATTACAAACCTAGTGAAACCTCTATTTCTAAGTTCCTCGATGGTATGCTTAAAAGTTCCCTTCCTTTGTTGTACAATAGGAGAAAGTATTGTTATTCTCGTTCCATCCATTTCCAAAATCTTATCCACAATCTCGTCAATGGAAAATCTCTGCAACTCTGTTCCACAGACATAGCATGTAGGAGTTCCACACCTTGCAAAAAGCAACCTCATGTAATCGTAAATCTCGGTAACAGTTGCAACAATTGACCTAGGATTGAATTTTCCTGCACTCTGCTCAAGAGATATAGCAGGAGATAGTCCTTCAATCTTGTCAACATCGGGTTTACTCATTCTTCCGAGGAACTGTCTAGCGTAAGTTGATACAGACTCAAGATATCTTCTTTCACCTTCTGCATATATTGTGTTGAAAGCTAGTGAAGATTTACCTGACCCCGAAAGTCCAGTTACAACCACAATCTTGTTTTTAGGTACTGTTAGATCAATGTTCTTTAAGTTGTTTTCTCTTGCTCCTCTTATAACTATTACGTTGTCCATCTTATTTCTCAACTTCAGGTGTTACAAACAGTTTTATGCGAAACTTATCTTCTTTAGCAAGAACCAAACACGAGGAGTACCTAAACTTAACCACTTCCACATTCTGATCGCCCACTAGAAGTAGAGATGTTAATTTTGATAAGTATGGCAGGTGTCCTACTATCATAATCTTATCTTCGTTTTCAAGTCTCTTAGCCCAAGTTAAGGGATCATCAAGAGGAGATAGATTTTCTCCTTCAACAACGCCTCTCTCGGGTTTTAATAGCTCTGCTAGTATTTCCGCCGTTTCCTTTGCTCTCGCTTTACCACTATGGACTATTAAACTTGGTCTTAAAGGTGTCTTAGAAAGCAGAATACCAACCTTTCTAGTCTCTTCTTTGCCAACTTCATTTAAATGTCTCTCAGGATCCTCACTCTCAGACTTCGCTTCACCATGTTGAACCAAAAATATTACTCTCTCCATAGTCCACCACAGTCTAATATAGTTTAAAACTCTATCAAGCATAAATTCCACAAAAAAACTTGAAACATCTTCAAAAAGAG
Coding sequences within it:
- the uvrA gene encoding excinuclease ABC subunit UvrA; translated protein: MDNVIVIRGARENNLKNIDLTVPKNKIVVVTGLSGSGKSSLAFNTIYAEGERRYLESVSTYARQFLGRMSKPDVDKIEGLSPAISLEQSAGKFNPRSIVATVTEIYDYMRLLFARCGTPTCYVCGTELQRFSIDEIVDKILEMDGTRITILSPIVQQRKGTFKHTIEELRNRGFTRFVIDGKFVDTDESGIPELEKNVKHNIEVLVDRIKVFRENRERIFDSVDIAINLSDGSVVAEVFDTGERIYFSDRYTCPEHLVAYGKIEPNLFSFNSPVGACASCSGIGEKYEFDVDLIIPDKNLSIKDGAIKTIGKHQFVYWDELNALAKKYGFSLDTPVKDLPEEIVNIILYGSSEEYRVIHSSRTSYWEYTNKWEGVIPSLERRYLSAENDDAREWFLQFMRGKTCSECNGDRLNKMALSVKFLGKNIMELTRMTASQLKEFLKDAESNLSSRYKIIAEPIIKEILQRVDFLIDTGLDYITLDRKVSTLSGGELQRIRLATQLGSGLSGIIYVVDEPTIGLHQRDTERLINTLKGLRDLGNTVIVVEHDRDVIMSSDFLIDLGPGAGVNGGNVVTSGELSALMREGNSNSLTLRYLRNEEKIPLPSERRKPKEFLRMYGLREHNLKNIDVKIALGCLVCVTGVSGSGKSTLVVDTLYPALHNMIYKTKLPEGKYERIEGYESVKRVVMVDQTPIGRTPRSNPATYVGVFDDIRRLFAMTRDARAKGFTPSRFSFNVKGGRCEACQGQGVIKVEMNFLPDIYLTCDVCNGTRYNSETLEVRFKGKNIHEVLEMTIEEACKFFENERSVADKLQVFIDVGLGYLKLGQPATTLSGGEAQRVKIVSELSKKFTEHTLYILDEPTIGLHFDDVKKLVFSLQRLVDKGHTVVVIEHNLDLVKCADYIIDLGPEGGDRGGYIVAEGTPEEITKNERSYTGKYLLQYIT
- the sixA gene encoding phosphohistidine phosphatase SixA gives rise to the protein MERVIFLVQHGEAKSESEDPERHLNEVGKEETRKVGILLSKTPLRPSLIVHSGKARAKETAEILAELLKPERGVVEGENLSPLDDPLTWAKRLENEDKIMIVGHLPYLSKLTSLLLVGDQNVEVVKFRYSSCLVLAKEDKFRIKLFVTPEVEK